One window of Acipenser ruthenus chromosome 17, fAciRut3.2 maternal haplotype, whole genome shotgun sequence genomic DNA carries:
- the atp11b gene encoding phospholipid-transporting ATPase IF isoform X5, which translates to MLRWIRQQLGFDPPHQSETRTVYIANRFPEHGHYVPQKFADNRIISSKYTVWNFVPKNLFEQFRRIANFYFLIIFLVQLMIDTPTSPITSGLPLFFVITVTAIKQGYEDWLRHKADNEVNGAPVYVVRSGSLVQTKSKNIRVGDIVRVAKDETFPADLVLLSSDREDGTCHITTASLDGETNLKTHFAVPETAVAQSVSRLEALVAIIECQQPEADLYRFIGRITVTQQEEEIVRPLGSENLLLRGARLKNTKEIFGVAVYTGMEAKMALNYKCKSQKRSAVEKSMNTFLLIYLGILLFEAILSTILKYAWQAESKWDEPWYNQKTEQDRNSSKILRFISDFLAFLVLYNFIIPISLYVTVEMQKFLGSFFIGWDLDLYHEETDQKAQVNTSDLNEELGQVEYVFTDKTGTLTENEMQFRECSINGIKYHEISGKLVPEGMTDDSPDGYLPRLSGEEELFLKAVSLCHTVQISYDQTDGLEDSFRHANGMSSQMEYYASSPDEKALVEATKRIGVTFAGSNGENMEIKTFGRSEKYKLLHVLEFDANRRRMSVILQTPSGEKVLFTKGAESSILPFIRSGEIEKTRVHVDEFALKGLRTLVVACRHFTPEEYQEVDRRLQEARTALQQREERLAEVFSFIEKDLELLGATGVEDKLQEKVQETIESLRLAGIKVWVLTGDKHETAVSVSLSCGHFHRTMNILELVQQKSDNECAEQLRSLARRIKDDHVIQHGLVVDGASLSLALREHEKLFMDICRNCPAVLCCRMAPLQKAKVVRLIKTSPEKPITLAIGDGANDVSMIQEAHVGIGIMGKEGRQAVRNSDYAIARFRFLSKLLLVHGHFYYIRIANLVQYFFYKNVCFITPQFLYQFVCLFSQQTLYDSVYLTLYNISFTSLPILVYSLFEQLVHPHVLQSKPALYRDISKNSLLSFKSFLYWTLLGFSHALVFFFGSYLLMGEDTSLMGNGKILKANRQLMFGNWTFGTLVFTVMVITVTLKLALETHFWTWMNHFVTWGSIAFYFIFSLFYGGIIWPFLHTQDMYFVFVQLLSSGSAWFAIIIIVIICLFPDVIKKVLYRHVQPTTTQKAQMEEDKISVSSEYDFAESRNRGEDNWQLLADPSSQQGNSNEP; encoded by the exons ggtTTTGACCCACCCCACCAAAGTGAAACAAGGACGGTTTATATAGCTAATCGGTTTCCTGAGCATGGTCACTATGTGCCCCAgaaatttgcagacaacagaaTCATATCATCCAAG tatACGGTTTGGAATTTTGTTCCCAAGAACTTATTTGAACAGTTCCGAAGAATAGccaatttttattttcttataatatttCTTGTTCAG ctCATGATTGACACCCCTACTAGTCCCATCACCAGTGGACTTCCGTTATTTTTTGTAATCACAGTGACAGCCATAAAACAG GGTTATGAAGACTGGCTGCGACACAAAGCAGACAATGAAGTCAATGGAGCCCCTGTTTATGTTGTCCGAAGTGGCAGCCTTGTACAAACTAAATCAAAAAACATAAGG GTCGGGGATATTGTAAGAGTAGCCAAAGATGAAACTTTCCCTGCAGATTTAGTTTTGTTGTCCTCTGACAGAGAAGATGGGACATGTCACATCACTACAGCCAGTTTGGATGGAGAGACTAATCTAAAG ACTCACTTTGCAGTTCCTGAAACAGCAGTGGCTCAGTCAGTCTCCAGGCTGGAGGCTCTGGTAGCCATTATAGAATGCCAGCAACCAGAGGCAGATCTGTACAG ATTTATAGGACGAATAACTGTTACTCAGCAGGAAGAAGAAATTGTAAg GCCTTTAGGATCAGAAAACCTACTCCTTCGAGGAGCAAGATTGAAAAACACCAAAGAaatttttg GTGTGGCCGTGTACACGGGCATGGAGGCAAAAATGGCTTTGAATTACAAGTGCAAATCACAGAAACGCTCCGCTGTTGAGAA GTCAATGAACACGTTTCTGCTCATCTACCTGGGAATCCTGTTGTTTGAAGCCATTCTGAGCACCATCTTGAAGTATGCATGGCAAGCTGAATCAAAGTGGGATGAGCCATGGTATAACCAAAAGACTGAGCAAGACAGGAATAGCAGTAAA ATTTTGAGGTTCATCTCAGATTTTCTTGCTTTCCTTGTTCTGTACAATTTCATCATCCCCATCTCGCTGTATGTAACTGTGGAGATGCAGAAGTTTCTTGGCTCCTTTTTCATTGGCTGGGATCTTGATCTGTATCATGAGGAAACTGACCAGAAGGCACAAGTGAATACCTCTGACCTAAATGAAGAACTGGGGCAG GTGGAATACGTGTTTACTGACAAGACCGGGACCTTGACAGAAAACGAAATGCAGTTTCGTGAATGCTCCATTAATGGCATTAAATACCATGAGATCAGTGGCAAATTGGTCCCAGAAGGAATGACAGATGATTCTCCTGATGGATATTTACCAAGACTG AGTGGAGAGGAAGAGCTCTTCCTGAAGGCAGTCTCACTTTGtcacacagtgcagatcagctatGATCAAACAGACGGCCTAGAGGACAGTTTCAGGCATGCCAATGGTATGTCATCTCAGATGGAATACTATGCCTCTTCACCAGATGAGAAAGCTTTAGTGGAGGCTACAAAAAG GATTGGTGTAACCTTCGCAGGAAGCAATGGGGAAAATATGGAAATTAAAACATTCGGAAGATCAGAGAA GTATAAACTGCTGCATGTTTTAGAGTTTGATGCCAATAGAAGAAGAATGAGTGTTATTTTACAAACACCATCAG gagaaaaggtGCTGTTCACTAAAGGAGCTGAGTCTTCTATTCTTCCATTTATCCGAAGTGGAGAAATAGAAAAAACAAGGGTCCACGTAGATGAGTTTGCTTTA AAAGGATTGAGGACTCTTGTGGTAGCCTGTAGACACTTCACTCCTGAAGAATATCAGGAGGTGGACCGGCGCCTGCAAGAGGCCAGGACTGCACTGCAACAGAGAGAGGAGCGCCTAGCTGAGGTCTTCAGCTTCATTGAAAAAGACCTGGAGCTCCTGGGAGCCACCGGAGTGGAAGACAA GTTACAAGAGAAAGTCCAGGAGACTATTGAATCCCTCAGACTGGCTGGAATTAAAGTGTGGGTGCTAACAGGGGACAAGCACGAAACTGCTGTCAGTGTTAGTTTGTCCTGTGGACATTTTCACAGAACTATGAATATCTTGGAACTTGTACAGCAGAAATCTGACAATGAATGTGCAGAACAGCTGAGGAGTCTTGCCAGAAG AATTAAGGACGACCATGTGATCCAGCATGGCCTGGTTGTTGATGGAGCCAGCCTTTCTCTAGCACTCAGGGAGCATGAGAAATTGTTTATGGACATCTGCAGAAACTGCCCAGCCGTGCTTTGTTGTCGCATGGCACCCCTGCAGAAAGCAAAA GTGGTACGACTGATAAAGACATCTCCAGAGAAGCCCATCACATTGGCTATCGGTGATGGAGCCAATGATGTTAGTATGATTCAGGAGGCCCATGTGGGTATAG ggATCATGGGTAAAGAGGGAAGGCAAGCTGTCAGAAACAGTGACTATGCAATTGCAAGATTTAGATTCCTCTCAAAGTTACTGCTGGTCCATGGTCACTTCTACTATATTAGAATAGCAAATCTTGTACAGTACTTTTTCTACAAG aatgtgtGTTTTATCACACCCCAGTTTTTATACCAGTTCGTCTGTCTGTTTTCACAACAA ACGCTGTATGACAGTGTATACCTTACACTGTACAACATCTCTTTCACATCCCTGCCCATTCTGGTGTACAGTCTCTTTGAACAGCTGGTGCACCCCCATGTGTTACAAAGCAAACCTGCTCTTTACAG AGACATAAGCAAAAATTCCCTCTTGTCTTTCAAATCCTTTTTGTATTGGACATTACTAGGATTCTCTCATGCCTTGGTGTTCTTTTTCGGTTCATACCTTTTAATGGGAGAAGACACCTCATTAATGGGAAATGGAAAG ATTTTGAAAGCTAACAGGCAACTG ATGTTTGGCAACTGGACATTTGGCACCTTGGTCTTCACAGTTATGGTCATTACGGTAACATTAAAG ctagCTCTAGAGACACATTTCTGGACGTGGATGAACCACTTTGTGACGTGGGGGTCCAtagcattttatttcatattcTCCTTATTTTATGGAGGAATCATTTG GCCATTTTTGCACACACAGGACATGTATTTTGTCTTCGTTCAGTTGCTGTCTAGTGGTTCTGCCTGGTTTGCCATTATCATCATAGTCATTATCTGCCTTTTCCCTGATGTCATAAAGAAGGTTTTATACAGACATGTTCAACCAACGACCACCCAGAAAGCACAG ATGGAAGAGGATAAGATTTCAGTCAGCTCAGAATATGACTTTGCTGAAAGCAGGAACAGAGGGGAGGACAATTGGCAACTGCTAGCTGATCCGTCCAGTCAGCAGGGCAATTCTAACGAACCCTAG
- the atp11b gene encoding phospholipid-transporting ATPase IF isoform X4, with product MLRWIRQQLGFDPPHQSETRTVYIANRFPEHGHYVPQKFADNRIISSKYTVWNFVPKNLFEQFRRIANFYFLIIFLVQLMIDTPTSPITSGLPLFFVITVTAIKQGYEDWLRHKADNEVNGAPVYVVRSGSLVQTKSKNIRVGDIVRVAKDETFPADLVLLSSDREDGTCHITTASLDGETNLKTHFAVPETAVAQSVSRLEALVAIIECQQPEADLYRFIGRITVTQQEEEIVRPLGSENLLLRGARLKNTKEIFGVAVYTGMEAKMALNYKCKSQKRSAVEKSMNTFLLIYLGILLFEAILSTILKYAWQAESKWDEPWYNQKTEQDRNSSKILRFISDFLAFLVLYNFIIPISLYVTVEMQKFLGSFFIGWDLDLYHEETDQKAQVNTSDLNEELGQVEYVFTDKTGTLTENEMQFRECSINGIKYHEISGKLVPEGMTDDSPDGYLPRLSGEEELFLKAVSLCHTVQISYDQTDGLEDSFRHANGMSSQMEYYASSPDEKALVEATKRIGVTFAGSNGENMEIKTFGRSEKYKLLHVLEFDANRRRMSVILQTPSGEKVLFTKGAESSILPFIRSGEIEKTRVHVDEFALKGLRTLVVACRHFTPEEYQEVDRRLQEARTALQQREERLAEVFSFIEKDLELLGATGVEDKLQEKVQETIESLRLAGIKVWVLTGDKHETAVSVSLSCGHFHRTMNILELVQQKSDNECAEQLRSLARRIKDDHVIQHGLVVDGASLSLALREHEKLFMDICRNCPAVLCCRMAPLQKAKVVRLIKTSPEKPITLAIGDGANDVSMIQEAHVGIGIMGKEGRQAVRNSDYAIARFRFLSKLLLVHGHFYYIRIANLVQYFFYKNVCFITPQFLYQFVCLFSQQTLYDSVYLTLYNISFTSLPILVYSLFEQLVHPHVLQSKPALYRDISKNSLLSFKSFLYWTLLGFSHALVFFFGSYLLMGEDTSLMGNGKILKANRQLMFGNWTFGTLVFTVMVITVTLKLALETHFWTWMNHFVTWGSIAFYFIFSLFYGGIIWPFLHTQDMYFVFVQLLSSGSAWFAIIIIVIICLFPDVIKKVLYRHVQPTTTQKAQMYSNRVALGDDFIALQPLSRAKNQLGKIRWKRIRFQSAQNMTLLKAGTEGRTIGNC from the exons ggtTTTGACCCACCCCACCAAAGTGAAACAAGGACGGTTTATATAGCTAATCGGTTTCCTGAGCATGGTCACTATGTGCCCCAgaaatttgcagacaacagaaTCATATCATCCAAG tatACGGTTTGGAATTTTGTTCCCAAGAACTTATTTGAACAGTTCCGAAGAATAGccaatttttattttcttataatatttCTTGTTCAG ctCATGATTGACACCCCTACTAGTCCCATCACCAGTGGACTTCCGTTATTTTTTGTAATCACAGTGACAGCCATAAAACAG GGTTATGAAGACTGGCTGCGACACAAAGCAGACAATGAAGTCAATGGAGCCCCTGTTTATGTTGTCCGAAGTGGCAGCCTTGTACAAACTAAATCAAAAAACATAAGG GTCGGGGATATTGTAAGAGTAGCCAAAGATGAAACTTTCCCTGCAGATTTAGTTTTGTTGTCCTCTGACAGAGAAGATGGGACATGTCACATCACTACAGCCAGTTTGGATGGAGAGACTAATCTAAAG ACTCACTTTGCAGTTCCTGAAACAGCAGTGGCTCAGTCAGTCTCCAGGCTGGAGGCTCTGGTAGCCATTATAGAATGCCAGCAACCAGAGGCAGATCTGTACAG ATTTATAGGACGAATAACTGTTACTCAGCAGGAAGAAGAAATTGTAAg GCCTTTAGGATCAGAAAACCTACTCCTTCGAGGAGCAAGATTGAAAAACACCAAAGAaatttttg GTGTGGCCGTGTACACGGGCATGGAGGCAAAAATGGCTTTGAATTACAAGTGCAAATCACAGAAACGCTCCGCTGTTGAGAA GTCAATGAACACGTTTCTGCTCATCTACCTGGGAATCCTGTTGTTTGAAGCCATTCTGAGCACCATCTTGAAGTATGCATGGCAAGCTGAATCAAAGTGGGATGAGCCATGGTATAACCAAAAGACTGAGCAAGACAGGAATAGCAGTAAA ATTTTGAGGTTCATCTCAGATTTTCTTGCTTTCCTTGTTCTGTACAATTTCATCATCCCCATCTCGCTGTATGTAACTGTGGAGATGCAGAAGTTTCTTGGCTCCTTTTTCATTGGCTGGGATCTTGATCTGTATCATGAGGAAACTGACCAGAAGGCACAAGTGAATACCTCTGACCTAAATGAAGAACTGGGGCAG GTGGAATACGTGTTTACTGACAAGACCGGGACCTTGACAGAAAACGAAATGCAGTTTCGTGAATGCTCCATTAATGGCATTAAATACCATGAGATCAGTGGCAAATTGGTCCCAGAAGGAATGACAGATGATTCTCCTGATGGATATTTACCAAGACTG AGTGGAGAGGAAGAGCTCTTCCTGAAGGCAGTCTCACTTTGtcacacagtgcagatcagctatGATCAAACAGACGGCCTAGAGGACAGTTTCAGGCATGCCAATGGTATGTCATCTCAGATGGAATACTATGCCTCTTCACCAGATGAGAAAGCTTTAGTGGAGGCTACAAAAAG GATTGGTGTAACCTTCGCAGGAAGCAATGGGGAAAATATGGAAATTAAAACATTCGGAAGATCAGAGAA GTATAAACTGCTGCATGTTTTAGAGTTTGATGCCAATAGAAGAAGAATGAGTGTTATTTTACAAACACCATCAG gagaaaaggtGCTGTTCACTAAAGGAGCTGAGTCTTCTATTCTTCCATTTATCCGAAGTGGAGAAATAGAAAAAACAAGGGTCCACGTAGATGAGTTTGCTTTA AAAGGATTGAGGACTCTTGTGGTAGCCTGTAGACACTTCACTCCTGAAGAATATCAGGAGGTGGACCGGCGCCTGCAAGAGGCCAGGACTGCACTGCAACAGAGAGAGGAGCGCCTAGCTGAGGTCTTCAGCTTCATTGAAAAAGACCTGGAGCTCCTGGGAGCCACCGGAGTGGAAGACAA GTTACAAGAGAAAGTCCAGGAGACTATTGAATCCCTCAGACTGGCTGGAATTAAAGTGTGGGTGCTAACAGGGGACAAGCACGAAACTGCTGTCAGTGTTAGTTTGTCCTGTGGACATTTTCACAGAACTATGAATATCTTGGAACTTGTACAGCAGAAATCTGACAATGAATGTGCAGAACAGCTGAGGAGTCTTGCCAGAAG AATTAAGGACGACCATGTGATCCAGCATGGCCTGGTTGTTGATGGAGCCAGCCTTTCTCTAGCACTCAGGGAGCATGAGAAATTGTTTATGGACATCTGCAGAAACTGCCCAGCCGTGCTTTGTTGTCGCATGGCACCCCTGCAGAAAGCAAAA GTGGTACGACTGATAAAGACATCTCCAGAGAAGCCCATCACATTGGCTATCGGTGATGGAGCCAATGATGTTAGTATGATTCAGGAGGCCCATGTGGGTATAG ggATCATGGGTAAAGAGGGAAGGCAAGCTGTCAGAAACAGTGACTATGCAATTGCAAGATTTAGATTCCTCTCAAAGTTACTGCTGGTCCATGGTCACTTCTACTATATTAGAATAGCAAATCTTGTACAGTACTTTTTCTACAAG aatgtgtGTTTTATCACACCCCAGTTTTTATACCAGTTCGTCTGTCTGTTTTCACAACAA ACGCTGTATGACAGTGTATACCTTACACTGTACAACATCTCTTTCACATCCCTGCCCATTCTGGTGTACAGTCTCTTTGAACAGCTGGTGCACCCCCATGTGTTACAAAGCAAACCTGCTCTTTACAG AGACATAAGCAAAAATTCCCTCTTGTCTTTCAAATCCTTTTTGTATTGGACATTACTAGGATTCTCTCATGCCTTGGTGTTCTTTTTCGGTTCATACCTTTTAATGGGAGAAGACACCTCATTAATGGGAAATGGAAAG ATTTTGAAAGCTAACAGGCAACTG ATGTTTGGCAACTGGACATTTGGCACCTTGGTCTTCACAGTTATGGTCATTACGGTAACATTAAAG ctagCTCTAGAGACACATTTCTGGACGTGGATGAACCACTTTGTGACGTGGGGGTCCAtagcattttatttcatattcTCCTTATTTTATGGAGGAATCATTTG GCCATTTTTGCACACACAGGACATGTATTTTGTCTTCGTTCAGTTGCTGTCTAGTGGTTCTGCCTGGTTTGCCATTATCATCATAGTCATTATCTGCCTTTTCCCTGATGTCATAAAGAAGGTTTTATACAGACATGTTCAACCAACGACCACCCAGAAAGCACAG ATGTACTCCAACAGAGTTGCTTTAGGAGATGACTTCATCGCTCTGCAGCCGTTGTCCAGGGCCAAGAATCAGCTGGGGAAAATTAG ATGGAAGAGGATAAGATTTCAGTCAGCTCAGAATATGACTTTGCTGAAAGCAGGAACAGAGGGGAGGACAATTGGCAACTGCTAG
- the atp11b gene encoding phospholipid-transporting ATPase IF isoform X3, producing MLRWIRQQLGFDPPHQSETRTVYIANRFPEHGHYVPQKFADNRIISSKYTVWNFVPKNLFEQFRRIANFYFLIIFLVQLMIDTPTSPITSGLPLFFVITVTAIKQGYEDWLRHKADNEVNGAPVYVVRSGSLVQTKSKNIRVGDIVRVAKDETFPADLVLLSSDREDGTCHITTASLDGETNLKTHFAVPETAVAQSVSRLEALVAIIECQQPEADLYRFIGRITVTQQEEEIVRPLGSENLLLRGARLKNTKEIFGVAVYTGMEAKMALNYKCKSQKRSAVEKSMNTFLLIYLGILLFEAILSTILKYAWQAESKWDEPWYNQKTEQDRNSSKILRFISDFLAFLVLYNFIIPISLYVTVEMQKFLGSFFIGWDLDLYHEETDQKAQVNTSDLNEELGQVEYVFTDKTGTLTENEMQFRECSINGIKYHEISGKLVPEGMTDDSPDGYLPRLSGEEELFLKAVSLCHTVQISYDQTDGLEDSFRHANGMSSQMEYYASSPDEKALVEATKRIGVTFAGSNGENMEIKTFGRSEKYKLLHVLEFDANRRRMSVILQTPSGEKVLFTKGAESSILPFIRSGEIEKTRVHVDEFALKGLRTLVVACRHFTPEEYQEVDRRLQEARTALQQREERLAEVFSFIEKDLELLGATGVEDKLQEKVQETIESLRLAGIKVWVLTGDKHETAVSVSLSCGHFHRTMNILELVQQKSDNECAEQLRSLARRIKDDHVIQHGLVVDGASLSLALREHEKLFMDICRNCPAVLCCRMAPLQKAKVVRLIKTSPEKPITLAIGDGANDVSMIQEAHVGIGIMGKEGRQAVRNSDYAIARFRFLSKLLLVHGHFYYIRIANLVQYFFYKNVCFITPQFLYQFVCLFSQQTLYDSVYLTLYNISFTSLPILVYSLFEQLVHPHVLQSKPALYRDISKNSLLSFKSFLYWTLLGFSHALVFFFGSYLLMGEDTSLMGNGKILKANRQLMFGNWTFGTLVFTVMVITVTLKLALETHFWTWMNHFVTWGSIAFYFIFSLFYGGIIWPFLHTQDMYFVFVQLLSSGSAWFAIIIIVIICLFPDVIKKVLYRHVQPTTTQKAQMYSNRVALGDDFIALQPLSRAKNQLGKISLPKPIKASTAWTQCAVSQTGRRLVRQWEELWRE from the exons ggtTTTGACCCACCCCACCAAAGTGAAACAAGGACGGTTTATATAGCTAATCGGTTTCCTGAGCATGGTCACTATGTGCCCCAgaaatttgcagacaacagaaTCATATCATCCAAG tatACGGTTTGGAATTTTGTTCCCAAGAACTTATTTGAACAGTTCCGAAGAATAGccaatttttattttcttataatatttCTTGTTCAG ctCATGATTGACACCCCTACTAGTCCCATCACCAGTGGACTTCCGTTATTTTTTGTAATCACAGTGACAGCCATAAAACAG GGTTATGAAGACTGGCTGCGACACAAAGCAGACAATGAAGTCAATGGAGCCCCTGTTTATGTTGTCCGAAGTGGCAGCCTTGTACAAACTAAATCAAAAAACATAAGG GTCGGGGATATTGTAAGAGTAGCCAAAGATGAAACTTTCCCTGCAGATTTAGTTTTGTTGTCCTCTGACAGAGAAGATGGGACATGTCACATCACTACAGCCAGTTTGGATGGAGAGACTAATCTAAAG ACTCACTTTGCAGTTCCTGAAACAGCAGTGGCTCAGTCAGTCTCCAGGCTGGAGGCTCTGGTAGCCATTATAGAATGCCAGCAACCAGAGGCAGATCTGTACAG ATTTATAGGACGAATAACTGTTACTCAGCAGGAAGAAGAAATTGTAAg GCCTTTAGGATCAGAAAACCTACTCCTTCGAGGAGCAAGATTGAAAAACACCAAAGAaatttttg GTGTGGCCGTGTACACGGGCATGGAGGCAAAAATGGCTTTGAATTACAAGTGCAAATCACAGAAACGCTCCGCTGTTGAGAA GTCAATGAACACGTTTCTGCTCATCTACCTGGGAATCCTGTTGTTTGAAGCCATTCTGAGCACCATCTTGAAGTATGCATGGCAAGCTGAATCAAAGTGGGATGAGCCATGGTATAACCAAAAGACTGAGCAAGACAGGAATAGCAGTAAA ATTTTGAGGTTCATCTCAGATTTTCTTGCTTTCCTTGTTCTGTACAATTTCATCATCCCCATCTCGCTGTATGTAACTGTGGAGATGCAGAAGTTTCTTGGCTCCTTTTTCATTGGCTGGGATCTTGATCTGTATCATGAGGAAACTGACCAGAAGGCACAAGTGAATACCTCTGACCTAAATGAAGAACTGGGGCAG GTGGAATACGTGTTTACTGACAAGACCGGGACCTTGACAGAAAACGAAATGCAGTTTCGTGAATGCTCCATTAATGGCATTAAATACCATGAGATCAGTGGCAAATTGGTCCCAGAAGGAATGACAGATGATTCTCCTGATGGATATTTACCAAGACTG AGTGGAGAGGAAGAGCTCTTCCTGAAGGCAGTCTCACTTTGtcacacagtgcagatcagctatGATCAAACAGACGGCCTAGAGGACAGTTTCAGGCATGCCAATGGTATGTCATCTCAGATGGAATACTATGCCTCTTCACCAGATGAGAAAGCTTTAGTGGAGGCTACAAAAAG GATTGGTGTAACCTTCGCAGGAAGCAATGGGGAAAATATGGAAATTAAAACATTCGGAAGATCAGAGAA GTATAAACTGCTGCATGTTTTAGAGTTTGATGCCAATAGAAGAAGAATGAGTGTTATTTTACAAACACCATCAG gagaaaaggtGCTGTTCACTAAAGGAGCTGAGTCTTCTATTCTTCCATTTATCCGAAGTGGAGAAATAGAAAAAACAAGGGTCCACGTAGATGAGTTTGCTTTA AAAGGATTGAGGACTCTTGTGGTAGCCTGTAGACACTTCACTCCTGAAGAATATCAGGAGGTGGACCGGCGCCTGCAAGAGGCCAGGACTGCACTGCAACAGAGAGAGGAGCGCCTAGCTGAGGTCTTCAGCTTCATTGAAAAAGACCTGGAGCTCCTGGGAGCCACCGGAGTGGAAGACAA GTTACAAGAGAAAGTCCAGGAGACTATTGAATCCCTCAGACTGGCTGGAATTAAAGTGTGGGTGCTAACAGGGGACAAGCACGAAACTGCTGTCAGTGTTAGTTTGTCCTGTGGACATTTTCACAGAACTATGAATATCTTGGAACTTGTACAGCAGAAATCTGACAATGAATGTGCAGAACAGCTGAGGAGTCTTGCCAGAAG AATTAAGGACGACCATGTGATCCAGCATGGCCTGGTTGTTGATGGAGCCAGCCTTTCTCTAGCACTCAGGGAGCATGAGAAATTGTTTATGGACATCTGCAGAAACTGCCCAGCCGTGCTTTGTTGTCGCATGGCACCCCTGCAGAAAGCAAAA GTGGTACGACTGATAAAGACATCTCCAGAGAAGCCCATCACATTGGCTATCGGTGATGGAGCCAATGATGTTAGTATGATTCAGGAGGCCCATGTGGGTATAG ggATCATGGGTAAAGAGGGAAGGCAAGCTGTCAGAAACAGTGACTATGCAATTGCAAGATTTAGATTCCTCTCAAAGTTACTGCTGGTCCATGGTCACTTCTACTATATTAGAATAGCAAATCTTGTACAGTACTTTTTCTACAAG aatgtgtGTTTTATCACACCCCAGTTTTTATACCAGTTCGTCTGTCTGTTTTCACAACAA ACGCTGTATGACAGTGTATACCTTACACTGTACAACATCTCTTTCACATCCCTGCCCATTCTGGTGTACAGTCTCTTTGAACAGCTGGTGCACCCCCATGTGTTACAAAGCAAACCTGCTCTTTACAG AGACATAAGCAAAAATTCCCTCTTGTCTTTCAAATCCTTTTTGTATTGGACATTACTAGGATTCTCTCATGCCTTGGTGTTCTTTTTCGGTTCATACCTTTTAATGGGAGAAGACACCTCATTAATGGGAAATGGAAAG ATTTTGAAAGCTAACAGGCAACTG ATGTTTGGCAACTGGACATTTGGCACCTTGGTCTTCACAGTTATGGTCATTACGGTAACATTAAAG ctagCTCTAGAGACACATTTCTGGACGTGGATGAACCACTTTGTGACGTGGGGGTCCAtagcattttatttcatattcTCCTTATTTTATGGAGGAATCATTTG GCCATTTTTGCACACACAGGACATGTATTTTGTCTTCGTTCAGTTGCTGTCTAGTGGTTCTGCCTGGTTTGCCATTATCATCATAGTCATTATCTGCCTTTTCCCTGATGTCATAAAGAAGGTTTTATACAGACATGTTCAACCAACGACCACCCAGAAAGCACAG ATGTACTCCAACAGAGTTGCTTTAGGAGATGACTTCATCGCTCTGCAGCCGTTGTCCAGGGCCAAGAATCAGCTGGGGAAAATTAG CTTACCGAAACCTATAAAGGCATCAACTGCTTGGACGCAATGTGCTGTTTCTCAGACGGGGAGACGGCTTGTGCGCCAGTGGGAAGAATTATGGAGAGAATGA